AGAAAGAGAAGAGTAGAGGTAGGCTAGCCTCGTAAAAAGGAGAAGAGTATGCAAATTCCAAGTAGATTTACCATTGCGACTCATATGCTGATAATCATTGCCCTCAAGGGGAAGGAAAGCAAGGTGACCAGTGATTTTCTGGCTGCTAGTGTCGGGGTCAATCCTGTCATTATCAGAAAGACCTTGTCCCAGTTGAAGAAGGCTGAACTGATTTCAGTAGCGCGCGGAACAGGGGGAACAGAGATTGTTAAGGATCTCAAAGACATTAGTCTTTTAGATGTTTATCAAGCGGTCGAATGTCTTGGTAAGACAGGCCAACTCTTTAGTTTTCATGACAATCCAAATCCAAATTGCCCAGTTGGAGCTCATATTCATGATGTTTTGGATCAAAAATTGGAGAGAATCCAGCTGGCTATGGAGGCTGAACTTGGTCAGACCAGTCTAGAGCAAGTCGTGGCTGATGCAGAGAGTCAGATGAAGGAGTGATTTTTTCTTTAAAACAAAAAAGCTTATGAAAAGGTTTTTATACTCAATGAAAATCAAAAAGCAAACTAGGAAGCTAGCCGCAGGTTGCTCAAAGCACAGCTTTGAGGTTGCAGATAAAGCTGACGTGGTTTGAAGAGATTTTCGAAGAGTATTACCTTTTCATAAGCTTTTTATCTATTTTTCCAGGCTTGGTAACGGGTATCAATCAATAACTGGGTGAGGCGTCCCATGGTTTCTCTTTTTTTTGGAGTGAGGGATTGAGCTTGGACGAAGAGATGACGAATGTGTTCGATAGCCTTGAAGGAAGACAGGTCATTGATGGATCTAATCCCAGCATCTAGAATGGTGCCAAAGAAGAGGTCGAAGTAGAGCTGGAGTTCTTCATCAGGGACTGTGGCCACCCACTCCTTGAAGGTTGTGTCGACTTGTTGACTATCACTATTAGTCTTATCTAGTTGAACGAAGTGTTTGTCCTCAATTTGCCAACTAAAGGTATCGTGCTGGGCAATACCACCCAAGGCAGTACTGTGAACGATGATTTGGTGGGCAGGGATTTCCAACATCATACCGATAATGGAACCTTGTGGAATAAAGACCTTGGTTCTATCCATTATCCTTTGATAGCCCTCGGTTTGTGTCAATTCTTTGTGGAGACCAGGCGCATCAAAGGTATAAACTGCTGTGATTTGATTTTGCAAGCTTTGCTCAATTTGACTAGCAGCATAGATGGCTAGATTTCCTCCCTTGGAATGCCCAGCCAGAATGACCTTTTGCTTAGGATGTTGGGCAAAAAAGTTCTTTAAATAGCGAATGGCGTGCTTTTGAGCAGGAATTTCCTTCATATAGGTCAGGTGGAAATCTTCCTTCCAACCAATAATACTATCATCTGTACCTCGAAAAACAATCAGATAGGTATCGAGAGTGAGGCGGTAGGTCATAGCCGCAAATTGCTTTTGCAGCTCAGGGTCGATGTCGTTGATAAAATGGGAGAGTTTGCAATTTTTGAAGCGTTTGTGTTGAGCTAGTTCATCTAATAGCTGGAGGCGATTTTTGCTGGTCAACATGTTAGGTTCTCTTGGAACCTGAGGTGCCAGTTCTAAAAGTCGCTGAGGAGCTGTGGAGACCAGATTATCAAAGGAGAGGTAGGTGATTTCTGTTAAGGCTAGAATGTCTAACTCATTCAAAGGAAGGTCGTAAAAGGAATCGTATGCGACATCTTTCAGATAGTCAAAAATATTGGCCATAAGAGCTCCTTTCTTTTCTTTATCTTATCAAATTTCCCTCAAATTAGCTAGTCGGCTTGCCTATATCTGCTGGTTAAAAACAAGCTCTTTCAAATTCAGTTTCAGACCTTCGAGCATGGAAAAATCTGTTATAATAATAGAAAAGGAGGAGCGCATGCACAAGATTTTATTAGTAGAAGATGATCAGGTCATTCGTCAACAGGTCGGGAAAATGCTCTCTGAATGGGGATTTGAAGTGGTCCTGGTAGAAGACTTTATGGAAGTTTTGAGTCTATTTGTTCAGTCGGAACCTCATCTGGTCCTAATGGATATTGGACTGCCTTTGTTTAATGGTTATCACTGGTGTCAGGAGATTCGCAAGATTTCCAAGGTCCCCATCATGTTTCTGTCTTCGAGAGACCAGGCTATGGATATTGTCATGGCAATCAATATGGGGGCGGATGACTTTGTGACCAAGCCTTTTGACCAGCAGGTTCTTTTAGCTAAGGTTCAGGGCTTGTTGCGTCGTTCCTATGAGTTTGGGCGTGACGAGAGTTTACTGGAATATGCTGGTGTTATCCTCAATACCAAATCCATGGATGTGCATTATCAAGGCCAAGTCTTGAATTTGACCAAGAACGAATTCCAGATTTTACGCGTTTTGTTTGAGCATGCGGGCAATATTGTAGCGCGTGATGACCTCATGCGGGAGCTTTGGAACAGTGACTTTTTCATTGATGATAATACTCTCTCTGTCAATGTGGCTCGTTTGCGTAAAAAATTGGAAGAGCAGGGCTTGGTAGGATTTATCGAGACCAAGAAAGGAATAGGGTACGGACTGAAGCATGCTTGATTGGAAACAATTTTTTCTAGCCTATCTGCGCTCCCGTAGTCGCCTGTTTGTCTATCTGCTTTCTTTGACGTTTCTGGTTTTGCTCTTTCAGTTTTTATTCGCAAGTTTAGGAACTTACTTTCTCTACTTTTTCCTCTTGTGTTGCTTTGTAACCATCTTATTTTTCACTTGGGACATATTGGCGGAGATGCAGGTCTATCGTCAGGAACTTCTCTATGGTGAGAGGGAAGCCAAGTCTCCTTTGGAAAGAGCCTTGGCTGAAAAATTAGAAGCGCGTGAGATGGAACTTTATCAGCAGAGATCAGATTCAGAAAGAAAACTGACGGATTTGCTGGATTACTATACCTTGTGGGTCCATCAGATTAAGACCCCCATTGCAGCTAGTCAACTCTTAGTTGCAGAAGTAGCCGACCGCCAACTGAAGCAGCAATTAGAACAGGAAATTTTCAAGATTGATTCCTATACCAATCTAGTTTTACAGTACCTGCGTTTAGAAAGTTTCCATGATGATTTGGTCTTAAAGCAGGTTCAAATTGAGGATCTGGTTAAGGAAATAATTCGTAAATATGCTCTTTTCTTTATTCAAAAAGGACTAAATGTCAATCTACATGACCTTGATAAAGAAATCGTAACGGATAAAAAGTGGCTACTAGTGGTCATTGAGCAAATCATTTCAAACAGTCTCAAGTACACTAAGGAAGGTGGTCTGGAGATTTATATGTACGGGCAAGAGCTTTGTATCAAGGATACAGGAATCGGGATAAAAAACAGTGATGTCCTCCGAGTCTTTGAACGTGGCTTTTCAGGGTATAATGGACGCCTAACCCAGCAGTCATCTGGACTTGGACTTTACCTATCTAAGAAAATTTCTGAAGAACTGGGGCACCAGATTCGCATCGAGTCTGAGGTCGGAAAAGGAACGACAGTGCGGATTCGGTTTGCTCAAGTGAACCTAGTCCTTGAGTGAGAAGAGACGAAAAAGCCTCCGGACTGGAGGCTTTTGTGCTAGGTTCTTATTTCTCAACGCGTGATTTGTTGGCGATATCAGCTAGGATAGCTTGAACAAAATCATCTACTGAGACAGTTTGTGTTTCTTTTTGACCGTAGCGACGAACGTTAACAGTTCCGTCTTCCATTTCCTTGTCCCCAACAATCAATTGGTAAGGAATCTTGCTTGTTTGTGAAGCACGGATCTTGAACTGCATTTTTTCATTGCGCTCATCTACGTCTGCACGAACACCACGGTCACGGAGTTTCTTCGCTACTTCCCATGCGTAGTCCACGTGTTTTTCGTTAGATACTGGGATGAGGGTTACTTGGTGTGGTGCAAGCCATGTTGGGAAAGCACCTTTGTAGTTCTCAATCAAGATAGCTGTGAAGCGTTCCATAGTTGAGATAACTCCACGGTGAATCATAACTGGACGGTGCTCTTCGCCATCAGCTCCGATGTATTTAAGGTCGAAGCGTTCTGGAAGCAAGAAGTCAAGTTGGATAGTAGAAAGGGTTTCTTCTTTTCCAAGAGCGGTCTTAACTTGAATATCCAATTTTGGTCCGTAGAAGGCTGCTTCACCTTCGGCTTCAAAGTAGTCCGCGCCCATTTCATCAAGGGCTGCACGAAGCATGGTTTGAGCATTTTCCCACATTTCATCGTTATCAAAGTACTTGTGAGTATCTTGAGGGTCACGAAGAGAGAGGCGGAAGCGGTATTCAGTCAAGTTGAAGTCTTCATAAACATCGATAATCAACTGAAGAGCACGTTGGAATTCTTCTTGGATTTGTTCTGGAGTCACAAAGAGGTGACCGTCGTTAAGAGACATTTCACGCACACGTTGAAGACCAGTGAGGGCACCAGATTTTTCATAACGGTGCATCATACCGATTTCGGCGATACGGATTGGCAATTCACGGTATGAGTGAACATGGTGTTTGAAGACTTGGATGTGGTGCGGGCAGTTCATTGGACGAAGGACAAATTCTTCCCCGTCACCCATATCCATAGTTGGGAACATGTCTTCTTGGTAATGATCCCAGTGACCAGAAGTCTTGTAAAGTTCAACAGAAGCAAGTGGTGGAGTGTAGACGTGTTGGTAGCCAGAAGCTAGCTCTTTGTCTACGATGTAGCGTTCCAACTCACGACGAATAGTCGCACCATTTGGCAACCAGAATGGCAAACCTTGACCAACCTCTTGAGAAATCATAAAGAGGTCAAGCTCTTTACCAAGTTTACGGTGGTCACGTTCCTTAGCTTCTTCACGCATTTGAAGGTAGTTTTTCAAGTCTTTCTTGTCAAACCAAGCTGTACCATAGATACGTTGCATCATAGCGTTATCGCTATTTCCACGCCAGTAAGCACCTGCTACATGGAGAAGGTGGAAGATTTGGATACGACCTGTTGATGGGACGTGTGGGCCACGGCAAAGGTCTACATATTCACCCTGACGATAGATAGTCAAACCGCCTTCGTCTTCTGAGTGTTCTTCAATCAATTCCAACTTGTAAGGGTCGTTTTTGAAGATTTCACGTGCCTCGTCTTTAGTAACTTCTTCACGGATTGATGGGAAGTTTTCTTTGACGATTTTTTGCATTTCTTCTTCGATACGAGGAAGGTCTTCGTTAGAGATTTGACCAGCTGTGTTGTCAGTATCGTAGTAGAAACCATCTTCGATGGCTGGACCAACTCCCAAGTGAATGTCTGGGAAAAGACGACGAGCTGCTTGGGCGAACAAGTGAGCGGCTGAGTGACGCAAGATTGGAAGGGCATCTTCATGATCAGGTGTCACAATTTCGATGCTTCCATCTTCAGTGATAGCACGAGTAGTGTCGATGAGCTTGCCGTTGAATTTACCAGCCAAGGCCTTTTTAGCTAGAGAATTGCTGATAGATTGGGCAATTTCAAAAGTTGTAACGCCAGATTCGAATTCACGAACAGCGCCATCTGGGAAAGTAATGTTAATCATGATGTTCTCCTTACTTATATTATTGACGAATGTGTTAACCCTATTCTGAAAACAGGGACAGAGGATTGTGAAAGATAGAAAAACAAAAAGCGACATCCTCGAAAGGACGTCGCAACGTGGTTCCACCTTCATTTATGTTCCTCAAAAAAGAGGGACACCTCTGATTGGCTCTAACGTGGCCACCGTTTTATGTTTTCATAAAAAACTCAAGAGTAGTATCAGTTTAGGCCTCCTATGCGTTTCCAGCAACCACGCACTCTCTAGTAGAAAGGGACTAAGTGACTTGTCTCTATGGATTATTATAGCATGATTGTGAGATTTTTCAAGGATTTTGTGAAAGTTTTTTGTTTTTCATTTTTTGTAGAATATGCTTGATGCCAATACCGGAAGCCATGCCCACCAGAGCAAAGATTTCATAGGCTAAAAAGTAAAACCAGATAAATTCACCGAAGGTTATGATAGTAAAGCAAAAGAGCAGTCCGTTACCAATTAACCACCAAAGTGAGAAACGGAAACGGTAGCTATAGAGTAGCGATATAATCAAGATTACCAGAGGTGTAAAGAAGAGAAGATTGTTTATACAGAGTCCCTTGAGTGTAAGGGGGTCAGAAACAACTAGCAAGACCAACTCATAAAGTGGCCAATAAAAGAAAAATATGACCAGATAGTAGGGGAGATGGGAATAGAATCTACGCATGATAATCACCTCGTTTTAAAAAACAGACAACTTGGATTTCTTGCTATGATTGTTATAGCATGTTTAAAACAAGAAAGTAAATCTGTTGACAAAGAAGTTAGTTATTGGTAGAATAGGGATTGTCGTAAAGACAAATAACTTCTTCTTGGTTACAGGCATGCCAACCTGTCACTCGGATGAAGCCAAATAAAAAGGAGAAACATCATGGCAATCTCAAAAGAGAAAAAAAATGAAATCATCGCACAATATGCACGTCACGAAGGTGATACAGGTTCAGTAGAGGTTCAAGTTGCTGTCCTTACTTGGGAAATCAACCACCTTAACGAACACATCAAACAACACAAAAAAGACCACGCTACTTACCGTGGATTGATGAAAAAAATCGGTCGCCGTCGTAACTTGCTTGCATACTTGCGTAAAAACGACGTTAACCGTTACCGTGAGTTGATCAACTCTCTAGGACTTCGTCGCTAATTCAAGATACAAAGGCCGTCAAAAGCACAAAGCAAAAATAGGAAAATTGACGAAGAAACTTCAGTTTCTAGGAAATTTTATCTTTTTTGCCAAGTGCTTAGGCCGTGTTCAATTGAGCATATCTTGATAATGAAGCTACTCTAAATTGGGTAGCTTTTTTACTTTTGTCACCTTACCTTGATATGCTCAAGTATAATCTTTGGTTACGGTTCCTAGCACTGTAAGGTAAAATAAACCAGAATGATCTCCCTTCGGGGAGATTTTTTTGTTTCACTGAAAGTTTCGTACATTCTTCTCCTCGCCGTCTAGTCTATAAACGTTTTATCCAGCAAGAATCATGATGCTAAGGGTGTAAGAAATCCGTATGAAAATAGGGAAACGACACCGTGTTCGATGAACACAAGGAGTACCATCTTTTTCACTAGGATTTTAGCCTGAACTCAAATCAGCTCTCTGACTTCAGAGGGCTTTTTTATTGAGGTTTTATCGGTCACAATTTTGGAGACTACAAAAACCTCAAATGGTATCAGCTAATTACACCATAAGGGTGCGCAGCTACTCGGCTTGAAAAGCCTAGTAGCTGTCTGCAAGCCCCTTCGGAGAGCCCACACTTTACGAAGTAAAGTATAGTATGTTATACTTTACATGGAAGTAGTCACCGAATTCCAGTTAGAAATTACTTTGTAACTACGTTTTGAGGAGGAGTAAAATGCTTTCCTATGTTCGACATTACCCACTAGCGATAGCTAAATTAATGTGTCTGTGCTCTCCTAAAATCTGCTGATTTATTACTGACTAATACAGGAGGTTTTTATGGGACAGACAATCATATCTGCTATTGGTGTTTATATTTCCACCAGTATCGATTATTTAATTATTTTATTTATTTTATTTGCACAGCTATCACAGAATAAACAAAAATGGCATATTTATGCGGGGCAATATCTAGGCACAGGCTTACTTGTAGGGGCGAGTTTAGTTGCTGCTTATGTCGTTAATTTCGTGCCTGAAGAATGGATGGTTGGATTGCTTGGTTTAATCCCTATCTATTTAGGGATTCGCTTTGCAATTGTTGGAGAAGGTGAGGAAGAAGAGGAAGAAGAGGAAGAAATTATTGAAAGATTAGAACAAAGCAAGGCAAATCAACTGTTTTGGACAGTTACATTGCTGACAATTGCGTCTGGCGGAGATAATTTAGGTATCTATATACCTTATTTTGCTTCGTTAGATTGGTCACAGACCCTCGTGGCGTTGCTTGTGTTTGTAATCGGCATAATTATCTTATGCGAGATTAGTCGGGTGTTATCCTCTATTCCGTTAATATTCGAGACAATTGAAAAATACGAGCGAATCATTGTGCCCTTAGTATTCATTCTACTTGGACTATACATCATGTATGAAAATGGCACGATAGAGACTTTTCTGACCGTGTAGATTTTTTTGTTTCACTAGGATTTTATCCCGAGCTCAAATTGGCTCTCTGATTTTCAGAGGGCTTTTTATGTTGTCACCTTACCTCGACATACTCAAGTTTAATCTTCGGTTACGGTTCCTAGCACAATAAAACCAACTATATTCATTTGTTCTCATCTTGTTACGCAGTTGAAAATATGGTATACTTTTTCATGAGAATTTTCTAAATTTTTAAGATTCTATCATAGGAGGTTTGCATGCTTTCCAAATTTTCTGGAAGCCGACAAGACCAGCAATTTGTGTTACTTTTAGTTATTTTGCTAGGTATTTTAGGGATTTCTCTCTTTCTAGCAGTTTCAATGGGATCTGTTGCGATTGATCTAGGAGATACCTATCGGATTATTTTGAGCAGGTTAGGATTTCCTCTTGATATAGGAGAGGTTTCCAAGTCCACTCTTGCCATTGTATGGAACATGAGATTCCCTCGAGTATTGTTAGGTCTGATAGTAGGAGCAGGCCTTT
The Streptococcus toyakuensis genome window above contains:
- a CDS encoding Rrf2 family transcriptional regulator; translated protein: MQIPSRFTIATHMLIIIALKGKESKVTSDFLAASVGVNPVIIRKTLSQLKKAELISVARGTGGTEIVKDLKDISLLDVYQAVECLGKTGQLFSFHDNPNPNCPVGAHIHDVLDQKLERIQLAMEAELGQTSLEQVVADAESQMKE
- a CDS encoding DUF2974 domain-containing protein → MANIFDYLKDVAYDSFYDLPLNELDILALTEITYLSFDNLVSTAPQRLLELAPQVPREPNMLTSKNRLQLLDELAQHKRFKNCKLSHFINDIDPELQKQFAAMTYRLTLDTYLIVFRGTDDSIIGWKEDFHLTYMKEIPAQKHAIRYLKNFFAQHPKQKVILAGHSKGGNLAIYAASQIEQSLQNQITAVYTFDAPGLHKELTQTEGYQRIMDRTKVFIPQGSIIGMMLEIPAHQIIVHSTALGGIAQHDTFSWQIEDKHFVQLDKTNSDSQQVDTTFKEWVATVPDEELQLYFDLFFGTILDAGIRSINDLSSFKAIEHIRHLFVQAQSLTPKKRETMGRLTQLLIDTRYQAWKNR
- a CDS encoding response regulator transcription factor; translation: MHKILLVEDDQVIRQQVGKMLSEWGFEVVLVEDFMEVLSLFVQSEPHLVLMDIGLPLFNGYHWCQEIRKISKVPIMFLSSRDQAMDIVMAINMGADDFVTKPFDQQVLLAKVQGLLRRSYEFGRDESLLEYAGVILNTKSMDVHYQGQVLNLTKNEFQILRVLFEHAGNIVARDDLMRELWNSDFFIDDNTLSVNVARLRKKLEEQGLVGFIETKKGIGYGLKHA
- a CDS encoding sensor histidine kinase — translated: MLDWKQFFLAYLRSRSRLFVYLLSLTFLVLLFQFLFASLGTYFLYFFLLCCFVTILFFTWDILAEMQVYRQELLYGEREAKSPLERALAEKLEAREMELYQQRSDSERKLTDLLDYYTLWVHQIKTPIAASQLLVAEVADRQLKQQLEQEIFKIDSYTNLVLQYLRLESFHDDLVLKQVQIEDLVKEIIRKYALFFIQKGLNVNLHDLDKEIVTDKKWLLVVIEQIISNSLKYTKEGGLEIYMYGQELCIKDTGIGIKNSDVLRVFERGFSGYNGRLTQQSSGLGLYLSKKISEELGHQIRIESEVGKGTTVRIRFAQVNLVLE
- the thrS gene encoding threonine--tRNA ligase encodes the protein MINITFPDGAVREFESGVTTFEIAQSISNSLAKKALAGKFNGKLIDTTRAITEDGSIEIVTPDHEDALPILRHSAAHLFAQAARRLFPDIHLGVGPAIEDGFYYDTDNTAGQISNEDLPRIEEEMQKIVKENFPSIREEVTKDEAREIFKNDPYKLELIEEHSEDEGGLTIYRQGEYVDLCRGPHVPSTGRIQIFHLLHVAGAYWRGNSDNAMMQRIYGTAWFDKKDLKNYLQMREEAKERDHRKLGKELDLFMISQEVGQGLPFWLPNGATIRRELERYIVDKELASGYQHVYTPPLASVELYKTSGHWDHYQEDMFPTMDMGDGEEFVLRPMNCPHHIQVFKHHVHSYRELPIRIAEIGMMHRYEKSGALTGLQRVREMSLNDGHLFVTPEQIQEEFQRALQLIIDVYEDFNLTEYRFRLSLRDPQDTHKYFDNDEMWENAQTMLRAALDEMGADYFEAEGEAAFYGPKLDIQVKTALGKEETLSTIQLDFLLPERFDLKYIGADGEEHRPVMIHRGVISTMERFTAILIENYKGAFPTWLAPHQVTLIPVSNEKHVDYAWEVAKKLRDRGVRADVDERNEKMQFKIRASQTSKIPYQLIVGDKEMEDGTVNVRRYGQKETQTVSVDDFVQAILADIANKSRVEK
- the rpsO gene encoding 30S ribosomal protein S15, giving the protein MAISKEKKNEIIAQYARHEGDTGSVEVQVAVLTWEINHLNEHIKQHKKDHATYRGLMKKIGRRRNLLAYLRKNDVNRYRELINSLGLRR
- a CDS encoding CadD family cadmium resistance transporter, which gives rise to MGQTIISAIGVYISTSIDYLIILFILFAQLSQNKQKWHIYAGQYLGTGLLVGASLVAAYVVNFVPEEWMVGLLGLIPIYLGIRFAIVGEGEEEEEEEEEIIERLEQSKANQLFWTVTLLTIASGGDNLGIYIPYFASLDWSQTLVALLVFVIGIIILCEISRVLSSIPLIFETIEKYERIIVPLVFILLGLYIMYENGTIETFLTV